In Bythopirellula goksoeyrii, a single window of DNA contains:
- a CDS encoding ATP-binding cassette domain-containing protein, with product MDSQTTIPATSGAFTGGIQMPKTVKVQGLNHFFGEGDLRKQALYDNNLEVRRGEIVIMTGPSGSGKTTLLTLIGTLRTVQEGSLRVLGNELCGADRDLIVRIRKEMGFIFQAHNLFESLTAYQNVNMAAELVGLDPMIAEGRISSLLTRLGLGHRIHYKPKSLSGGQKQRVAIARGLVHKPKLILADEPTAALDEKSGREVVTLFQELARDEGCTIIMVTHDNRILDVADRIVNMVDGRIKSDVAVQETSVICEFLKEFPLFADLTPNTLAEVADQMMVHEANAGDVVIRQGDAGELFYLIRSGSVDVLVNDGTEDQKVAELKQGQYFGEAALITDEPRNATIVAREPTIFYALGKDDFRAVLETSATFEEELRQALFRRQ from the coding sequence ATGGATTCACAAACGACCATTCCTGCAACCAGTGGCGCGTTCACCGGCGGCATTCAAATGCCGAAGACGGTGAAAGTGCAAGGCCTCAATCATTTCTTTGGCGAAGGGGATCTCCGAAAGCAAGCCCTCTATGACAACAACCTTGAGGTACGCCGCGGTGAGATCGTGATCATGACTGGCCCTTCTGGCTCGGGAAAGACCACGCTGCTCACTCTCATTGGCACTCTGCGCACCGTCCAGGAGGGAAGCCTGCGAGTGTTGGGGAACGAACTATGCGGCGCCGACCGCGATCTCATCGTGCGCATTCGTAAGGAAATGGGATTCATCTTCCAAGCGCACAACTTGTTCGAATCACTCACTGCCTACCAAAACGTCAATATGGCTGCCGAGTTGGTGGGTCTCGATCCCATGATCGCCGAAGGGCGAATCAGTTCGCTGCTCACTCGCCTCGGCTTGGGACATCGTATCCATTACAAACCCAAGAGCCTCTCCGGAGGACAAAAGCAACGTGTCGCTATTGCCCGTGGACTGGTCCATAAGCCGAAGCTCATTCTTGCTGACGAACCTACCGCAGCCCTCGACGAAAAATCGGGACGCGAAGTGGTGACTCTCTTCCAGGAATTGGCACGTGACGAAGGCTGCACGATCATCATGGTGACCCATGATAATCGCATTCTCGACGTTGCCGATCGTATCGTGAACATGGTCGATGGCAGAATCAAGTCCGACGTGGCGGTGCAGGAAACCTCGGTCATCTGTGAATTCCTCAAGGAATTCCCGTTGTTTGCTGATCTTACCCCCAATACATTGGCTGAGGTTGCCGATCAAATGATGGTCCACGAAGCCAACGCAGGCGATGTGGTGATCCGCCAGGGAGACGCGGGCGAACTCTTCTATCTTATCCGATCGGGGAGTGTCGATGTGCTGGTCAACGATGGCACCGAGGATCAGAAGGTAGCCGAACTGAAACAGGGCCAATACTTCGGCGAGGCTGCCCTCATTACCGACGAACCCCGAAATGCCACAATCGTCGCCCGCGAACCGACGATCTTCTATGCGCTTGGCAAAGACGACTTCCGTGCGGTGCTGGAAACCAGCGCCACCTTCGAGGAAGAATTGCGCCAGGCGCTGTTCCGTCGTCAGTAG
- the devC gene encoding ABC transporter permease DevC produces the protein MKPRRKTPLAWKNLTHDWRRLVVAICGIAFAVLLMFTQVGFQNALFDSQVKLIDDLEGDIFLISKAKFTLASEKRFPITRLNQARACAGVEGAYPVYTELTTSVLRRMQNGMGNRGFPLRSIGFYLDDPVFDSAAINHQLTRLRSQGTALIDAKSKRSKFPFPYDDDDALAQEQVELASKNLTLVGTFELGTDFAHDGNLVMSAENFAEFFPQRVRSGDPLSVIDIGIVDVLPDANVDEVRSLIERSIDKDVQVLTREEYREAEIHFWDTSTPIGTIFMAGKIIGFIVGMVICYQVIYSDIADHMAEFATLKAMGYTARYFILLILTEAVLLAIVGFVPGCAVSTVMYTWLSNQTGLLMVMSRNTIMLVFLLTVAMCVASGLLAVRKLLSADPASLF, from the coding sequence ATGAAACCACGTCGCAAAACACCACTGGCTTGGAAAAATCTGACGCATGATTGGCGTCGATTGGTGGTCGCTATTTGCGGGATCGCATTTGCCGTTCTGTTAATGTTTACGCAAGTAGGATTCCAAAATGCCCTCTTTGACAGTCAGGTCAAACTTATCGATGATCTGGAAGGCGACATTTTCCTCATAAGTAAAGCAAAATTTACACTTGCTTCTGAGAAACGATTCCCTATCACACGTCTGAACCAAGCCCGCGCATGTGCCGGTGTTGAAGGGGCCTATCCCGTGTACACCGAACTCACCACCTCGGTACTTCGACGAATGCAAAATGGCATGGGAAATCGCGGCTTTCCACTCCGGTCAATTGGATTCTACCTAGATGATCCCGTGTTTGATTCGGCAGCGATCAATCATCAACTCACTCGCTTGCGATCTCAGGGAACAGCTCTCATCGACGCAAAGAGTAAGCGGAGTAAGTTCCCGTTTCCCTATGATGACGACGACGCGTTAGCCCAAGAACAAGTGGAGTTGGCCAGCAAAAATCTTACGTTGGTCGGAACTTTCGAATTGGGTACCGATTTCGCCCACGATGGCAATCTCGTTATGAGCGCAGAGAACTTTGCTGAATTCTTTCCCCAGCGAGTCCGCTCCGGTGATCCCCTGAGCGTGATCGACATTGGCATTGTTGATGTCTTGCCCGATGCCAATGTCGATGAAGTTCGATCCCTTATCGAGCGGTCGATTGATAAAGATGTCCAAGTGCTGACTCGTGAAGAATACCGCGAGGCAGAAATCCATTTCTGGGACACGAGTACGCCGATTGGGACTATTTTCATGGCGGGGAAGATCATTGGTTTCATTGTGGGAATGGTCATCTGTTACCAGGTCATTTACTCAGACATCGCAGATCACATGGCTGAATTCGCCACGCTGAAAGCTATGGGATACACCGCACGGTATTTCATCCTCTTGATTCTTACCGAGGCTGTCTTGCTGGCCATCGTAGGTTTTGTGCCAGGATGTGCCGTGAGTACTGTCATGTATACTTGGCTCTCAAACCAGACGGGACTCTTAATGGTAATGTCACGGAACACGATTATGCTGGTGTTTCTACTCACCGTTGCCATGTGTGTCGCCTCGGGACTCTTGGCCGTGCGTAAACTATTGTCGGCCGATCCTGCGAGCTTGTTTTAA
- a CDS encoding FtsX-like permease family protein — MKTPLAWKNLVHNKVRTTIGVAGVSFAVILIFMQLGFLGGIIHTATQIYDALEFDLMLRSPAYLHLTEARSFPRSRVFQAASLPEVEHAQPFYLGLSEWQAPAAAKPGPSDDSSLSPESALEAEGDWRAIITMGTDPQDPAFNREDINQEARKLSDATFVLVDVKSKKEYGPANKEKFSEADIGAETTLGPQRVRIVGLFELGTGMASNGACLTNPAGYIRACPWQTIDDVTFGLLKLKDPEEAESVRQKLLDIYGIPSSNEQSGLSLAPVNQSNTNVEILTRQQALDREEHRWVHETPLGQIFTLGVWVALFVGVAIVYQVLSTDIANMMGEYATLKAMGYGAKYLTKVVLMQAVLLAVVGYIPSLIISWGLYRLVEHLSGMPMNMTPGIAALVLVLAIVMCVLSGLAALRKLYQADPADLF; from the coding sequence ATGAAAACCCCACTCGCATGGAAGAATCTCGTTCACAATAAAGTCCGCACGACGATTGGCGTGGCTGGGGTGAGTTTTGCTGTTATTCTGATCTTTATGCAACTTGGTTTCTTGGGCGGTATTATTCATACCGCCACGCAGATCTACGACGCCCTTGAGTTCGACCTGATGCTGCGGTCCCCTGCCTATCTGCATCTCACCGAAGCTCGATCTTTTCCGCGTTCAAGGGTCTTTCAGGCAGCATCTTTACCGGAGGTTGAGCATGCCCAGCCTTTCTATCTGGGACTGAGCGAATGGCAAGCGCCGGCCGCTGCTAAACCAGGCCCTTCAGATGATTCCTCTCTCTCTCCTGAATCAGCGCTGGAAGCTGAAGGGGATTGGCGTGCCATCATTACCATGGGTACGGACCCCCAAGATCCCGCTTTCAATCGTGAAGACATCAATCAAGAGGCGCGAAAACTTTCGGACGCAACATTTGTGCTGGTCGATGTGAAATCAAAGAAAGAGTATGGCCCTGCGAACAAAGAAAAATTCAGTGAGGCCGATATCGGCGCTGAAACCACCTTGGGGCCTCAACGCGTACGCATTGTTGGCCTGTTCGAATTAGGCACCGGCATGGCTTCTAACGGTGCCTGCCTGACAAATCCTGCAGGCTATATCAGAGCGTGTCCCTGGCAAACTATTGATGATGTAACGTTTGGGCTTCTCAAGCTGAAGGATCCAGAGGAAGCTGAGAGTGTCCGGCAGAAATTGCTAGACATCTATGGGATTCCATCAAGCAATGAACAATCTGGTCTCTCACTTGCCCCAGTAAATCAGTCGAATACCAATGTGGAAATACTGACTCGCCAGCAAGCATTAGACCGCGAAGAGCACCGCTGGGTCCATGAGACCCCCCTGGGCCAGATCTTTACACTGGGAGTTTGGGTTGCCCTCTTTGTTGGAGTGGCCATCGTCTATCAGGTCCTCTCTACAGATATCGCCAACATGATGGGCGAGTATGCCACCTTGAAGGCCATGGGATACGGCGCGAAGTATTTAACCAAGGTCGTATTGATGCAGGCAGTCTTGTTGGCAGTGGTCGGTTATATCCCATCGCTTATCATTTCCTGGGGACTCTATCGCTTGGTCGAGCATCTCTCAGGGATGCCAATGAATATGACCCCCGGAATTGCCGCATTGGTATTGGTGCTTGCAATCGTCATGTGTGTTCTCTCTGGATTGGCGGCCCTACGGAAATTGTATCAAGCGGATCCCGCTGATTTGTTTTAG
- a CDS encoding STAS domain-containing protein, translating into MNRIEISKSSNVSVVRFKDQKIIDPETIQELGEELFSLVDDGQHNKLVLNFSNVEFLSSAALGKLITFEKKAKRTGADLILTNIAPEIYQVFTITNLDKLFKIKDNEADALAVL; encoded by the coding sequence ATGAATCGAATCGAGATAAGCAAGTCATCGAATGTTAGTGTAGTGCGTTTTAAGGATCAGAAGATTATTGATCCGGAAACGATTCAAGAGTTGGGAGAAGAGCTGTTTTCTTTGGTAGATGATGGACAGCACAACAAGCTAGTGCTTAACTTTTCCAATGTTGAATTTCTCTCCTCTGCAGCGCTTGGGAAATTGATCACGTTCGAGAAAAAAGCGAAGCGGACCGGGGCGGATCTTATACTCACAAACATTGCCCCAGAGATCTATCAGGTTTTCACGATTACTAATTTGGATAAGCTGTTCAAGATTAAAGATAACGAAGCCGATGCGCTTGCCGTACTTTGA
- a CDS encoding ATP-binding protein, whose amino-acid sequence MTSSPKKQFKRVLPSTLTAYHDFVQEVLSVLEEFGWSKEILFGVHMALEESISNAVRHGNKHDPDKSVHVEGELSENRFYARICDEGSGYDPTEVPDCCDVENLEIPGGRGLALIKAYMTRVEHCENGKCVVLEKLLD is encoded by the coding sequence ATGACTTCTTCTCCCAAGAAACAATTCAAACGAGTCTTGCCCAGTACCCTTACAGCTTATCATGACTTCGTCCAGGAAGTATTGAGTGTGCTTGAGGAGTTCGGTTGGAGTAAAGAAATCCTGTTCGGCGTCCACATGGCACTGGAAGAGTCGATCAGTAATGCCGTACGTCATGGCAATAAACATGATCCTGATAAGAGTGTGCACGTTGAAGGCGAACTTTCGGAGAATCGGTTTTATGCCCGCATCTGTGACGAAGGGAGCGGCTATGATCCTACCGAGGTTCCCGACTGCTGTGATGTGGAAAACCTAGAGATTCCCGGAGGCCGTGGCTTGGCTCTAATTAAGGCCTACATGACCCGTGTGGAGCACTGTGAGAATGGCAAGTGCGTGGTCTTGGAAAAACTTCTGGACTAG
- a CDS encoding tyrosine-type recombinase/integrase gives MANADSIRVPVYGKHKPTGQARVQIDGRTIYLGKHGSAASKEAYQRITAEWLQAGGKLARHRNEVTVVEIIAAYMRFARTYYRKNRQPTNEVYSVKRALGVVKELYGREQASKFGPLALKTVRQAMIEKDWCRSQVNKQVDRVKRVFKWAVSEEMIPGSVFEALRTVTGLRKGRSQAKESSPVKPVANDVVEATIEKLPEIVSDMVQVQRLTGARPGEICDMRPGDINRKPDTWEYIPQSHKTEHHDQPRVIFIGPKCQQILLKYLLRPADCYCFSPAESEAKRRAAQHEQRQTPLSCGNKPGSNCKVKPLRTSGDKYDTRSYGRAIRRAAKAAGVPTWSPHRLRHSFATEVRKSHGLEAVQVCLGHSKADVTQVYTARNMALAAAVAAEIG, from the coding sequence ATGGCTAACGCCGATTCTATTCGCGTGCCCGTCTACGGAAAGCACAAACCCACCGGACAAGCCCGAGTCCAGATCGACGGTCGGACTATCTATTTAGGCAAGCATGGCAGTGCTGCCAGCAAGGAAGCTTATCAGCGGATAACCGCAGAGTGGCTCCAAGCGGGGGGGAAGCTTGCCAGACACCGGAATGAAGTCACCGTTGTCGAGATCATCGCTGCCTATATGCGGTTTGCGAGAACGTACTACCGCAAGAACCGTCAACCGACCAACGAAGTCTATTCGGTCAAGCGTGCTCTTGGTGTGGTCAAGGAATTATATGGCAGGGAACAGGCTAGTAAGTTTGGTCCTCTTGCCCTCAAGACGGTACGCCAAGCCATGATCGAAAAAGATTGGTGCAGATCACAAGTCAACAAGCAAGTGGACAGGGTGAAGCGAGTGTTCAAGTGGGCAGTCAGTGAGGAAATGATTCCTGGCAGTGTATTTGAGGCCTTACGCACCGTGACCGGATTACGCAAAGGCCGATCACAAGCAAAGGAAAGCTCACCAGTCAAGCCAGTTGCTAACGACGTGGTCGAAGCCACTATTGAGAAGCTCCCCGAAATCGTGTCCGATATGGTCCAAGTGCAACGCCTTACTGGGGCAAGGCCCGGGGAAATCTGTGATATGCGGCCAGGGGACATTAACCGGAAGCCCGACACCTGGGAGTACATTCCGCAGAGCCATAAGACAGAGCACCACGATCAGCCGAGAGTCATCTTCATTGGCCCCAAATGTCAGCAGATACTCTTGAAATATCTGTTAAGACCAGCGGACTGCTATTGCTTCTCGCCCGCTGAGAGTGAAGCAAAGCGTAGAGCGGCACAGCACGAACAACGGCAAACACCGCTGAGTTGCGGGAACAAACCGGGCAGCAATTGCAAGGTGAAACCACTTCGCACCTCAGGTGACAAGTACGACACCCGCAGCTATGGGCGGGCGATTCGTAGAGCAGCTAAGGCTGCTGGCGTGCCTACTTGGTCCCCGCATCGACTCAGGCACAGTTTCGCTACTGAGGTCCGTAAGTCGCATGGTCTGGAAGCCGTGCAAGTTTGCTTGGGCCATTCCAAGGCCGATGTAACACAGGTTTATACGGCAAGAAACATGGCACTTGCTGCTGCTGTCGCGGCTGAGATTGGATAG
- a CDS encoding DUF1580 domain-containing protein — translation MNILQEKQLTLPQAAKQLGVNPSTVWRWTLSGVRGCKLQTISIGVKRYTSQEAIGRFVERTTAAAPGASSNLQSRSPAKRERDIQRAVKDLAKMGI, via the coding sequence ATGAACATTCTTCAAGAAAAGCAGCTTACCTTGCCGCAGGCGGCCAAACAGCTGGGCGTGAATCCTTCCACTGTCTGGCGATGGACTCTTTCCGGAGTTCGTGGATGCAAGTTACAGACCATCTCGATTGGCGTGAAGAGATACACCTCCCAGGAGGCTATCGGGCGGTTCGTCGAACGGACGACCGCAGCTGCACCTGGAGCGTCTTCCAATCTTCAGAGTCGCAGCCCTGCCAAGAGAGAACGTGACATTCAACGGGCGGTAAAAGATCTAGCCAAGATGGGTATTTAA
- a CDS encoding ParB N-terminal domain-containing protein, with product MQANPPIKIKATGIKVELIQTRAEMSEEHIAHLTELIKQKKDLPPIRIFADGQGSEWLTDGTHRLEAALRAKAAILVQYFQGSYEDALVDACGANQEHGLRRTNADKRYAVELALEAFGDQSDRALADMCGVCNAFVGSVRSDRLLTVNSQILPDSTKQGETRIGRDGRTYNVANLSKPAAPIASTEDGAKPAVKPRSAKKNGSPTVSIKQRKDLQLHLGKLIRGFSDVGLFEANKACFDQLAVALKKLQ from the coding sequence GTGCAGGCAAACCCTCCGATCAAGATCAAAGCCACTGGCATCAAAGTTGAATTGATCCAGACTAGGGCTGAAATGTCAGAAGAGCACATTGCACATCTGACTGAACTGATCAAGCAGAAGAAAGATCTGCCACCAATCAGGATCTTTGCAGATGGCCAGGGTAGTGAATGGCTGACTGATGGCACCCACAGACTGGAAGCTGCACTGCGTGCAAAGGCTGCCATTCTGGTGCAGTATTTCCAGGGCAGCTATGAAGACGCGCTGGTGGATGCATGTGGGGCCAATCAAGAGCATGGACTGCGCAGGACCAATGCTGACAAGCGCTATGCAGTGGAACTGGCGCTGGAAGCATTTGGTGATCAGAGTGACCGAGCGCTGGCAGACATGTGTGGAGTCTGCAACGCTTTTGTTGGCAGTGTCAGATCTGATCGACTGTTAACCGTTAACAGTCAGATTCTGCCAGACTCTACAAAACAAGGGGAAACGAGAATTGGCAGGGATGGCAGAACATACAATGTGGCCAATCTGTCAAAGCCAGCTGCACCGATTGCCAGCACTGAAGATGGCGCCAAGCCAGCTGTCAAGCCTCGGTCAGCAAAGAAGAATGGATCACCAACCGTGAGCATCAAACAGCGCAAAGATCTGCAGCTGCATCTGGGAAAGCTGATCCGTGGATTCAGTGATGTGGGTCTGTTTGAAGCCAACAAAGCATGCTTTGATCAGCTGGCAGTGGCACTGAAAAAGCTGCAATAA
- the cas7g gene encoding type I-G CRISPR-associated RAMP protein Csb1/Cas7g — translation MKLKDFSKVLQSSTVLRSRNRLQPAGGNGDVVYPPTYSEGSTRHFRRIDGESRTCVLLDAVTSQANRMEQALRDSSITTPHLSVNVGNYHLTSYDVPHRICDAILRGCTLDGVPYLNSSVGKAILNHDVREIFGYSPSSLLFGFWHSNRTGGVGIKVPRSIASEIVAVDVENAPHTASRIDQLPISKASKVESIKKPDVVAKEGWDWRLNAKGKKPSEALLGNIPPSITDDRGITMDYALQCVSISLSSLRSLSLGNDSEVGVNFLAALGVAGFAEAFSKGCRLRSRCDLLPESQYVWEALSGPESVSLGEISSEVALGLLEESISDVKKAGLPWHETTMLEPSDDLLKLVEEGVQSIGV, via the coding sequence ATGAAGCTAAAAGATTTCAGCAAGGTTTTACAATCGTCGACAGTCCTGAGATCTCGCAATCGCCTCCAGCCTGCGGGTGGCAACGGCGACGTTGTTTACCCTCCTACTTATAGCGAAGGAAGCACGAGACATTTCAGAAGGATTGATGGAGAAAGTCGGACATGTGTTCTCTTGGACGCAGTCACTTCTCAAGCGAATCGAATGGAACAGGCTCTTCGCGACTCCTCGATTACTACGCCGCATCTTTCCGTCAATGTCGGCAACTACCATCTGACCTCGTACGATGTTCCCCATCGAATATGTGATGCCATATTAAGGGGCTGTACTCTGGACGGTGTTCCTTATTTGAATTCTTCTGTAGGAAAAGCAATCCTGAATCACGATGTCAGGGAAATATTTGGTTATTCACCTTCATCCTTGCTTTTCGGTTTTTGGCACAGCAATCGTACCGGTGGAGTGGGAATCAAGGTTCCCCGATCAATTGCCTCTGAGATTGTTGCCGTGGATGTAGAGAATGCCCCCCACACTGCTAGTCGAATTGATCAATTACCTATCAGCAAAGCATCCAAAGTTGAAAGCATTAAGAAGCCCGATGTCGTTGCAAAAGAAGGATGGGATTGGCGACTCAACGCCAAAGGTAAAAAACCCTCTGAAGCCTTGTTGGGTAATATTCCTCCCAGCATCACCGATGACCGTGGCATCACTATGGATTATGCCCTTCAGTGCGTGAGTATAAGCCTTTCTTCGCTGAGAAGTTTATCACTTGGAAACGATTCCGAAGTAGGGGTAAATTTTCTAGCAGCTTTGGGAGTCGCTGGGTTTGCAGAAGCATTTTCTAAAGGTTGTCGACTGAGGTCGCGGTGTGATTTACTACCGGAGAGTCAATATGTTTGGGAGGCTCTCTCAGGGCCAGAATCGGTTAGCCTTGGGGAAATCTCTTCGGAAGTCGCTTTGGGTCTGTTGGAGGAATCCATATCTGACGTGAAGAAAGCTGGACTGCCCTGGCATGAGACAACAATGCTCGAACCTAGCGACGATTTACTAAAGCTTGTAGAAGAAGGTGTTCAGTCAATCGGAGTGTGA
- the csb2 gene encoding type I-G CRISPR-associated protein Csb2 — translation MFSQSECELLGITVEYVAGVAHLDRQAYDEPGHVEWPPHPDRLFMALVAAMYRGEPQPAELEALSWLEGQQPPAISASPTNDRSTLTAYWPTNDKLYANRNKEKLLAATCPDDPCVTYWWDEKPKEELLEALRNVTSRMTYLGRSESIVNCWVEEGKRTAAWIPDDQGVLKMRVPYQGRLSELQAFYAAGNRPQPAAWHGYRNTHSPETIQGEWSQLIPLELGKPVDLRQVCPLIEAVRKCFLAACEEPMPSWLSGHTKNGDRLQASHVGLVPLADVGNPYSSGIVYGVGLMIPKSIDAVAASLALAPFLEKTSWIDAKTSIGKVESLRKTVFADTWCRASKTWGTVTPILLPRWPKQESVDSLLLKAIEQAELPVPESIEILQSSPHRGGLGMELVSPPNRYRLHATIKWQSSLAGPVAIGSGRYKGLGFCKAIL, via the coding sequence GTGTTCAGTCAATCGGAGTGTGAGTTGCTGGGAATCACAGTCGAATATGTTGCAGGGGTCGCACACTTAGACCGCCAGGCTTACGATGAGCCAGGGCACGTAGAGTGGCCACCCCATCCAGACAGGTTATTTATGGCCTTGGTCGCTGCAATGTATCGCGGGGAGCCTCAGCCTGCTGAGCTGGAAGCACTAAGCTGGCTTGAAGGCCAACAGCCACCGGCAATTTCGGCCTCTCCCACTAATGATCGAAGCACTTTAACTGCTTACTGGCCCACCAACGATAAGCTTTACGCAAATAGGAATAAAGAAAAGCTGCTTGCAGCAACTTGCCCAGATGATCCATGCGTTACTTACTGGTGGGACGAAAAACCCAAAGAAGAGCTTCTTGAAGCTTTGCGAAATGTGACATCCCGAATGACTTACTTGGGACGTTCAGAATCGATTGTAAATTGTTGGGTAGAGGAAGGAAAACGGACTGCAGCTTGGATTCCTGATGACCAGGGTGTACTCAAGATGCGGGTACCCTATCAAGGTCGACTTTCAGAATTGCAAGCTTTCTATGCTGCAGGCAACAGACCCCAACCAGCTGCATGGCACGGTTATCGAAATACACACTCACCTGAAACTATACAAGGCGAGTGGTCACAGCTGATCCCATTGGAGCTTGGAAAACCTGTAGATCTTCGACAAGTGTGTCCGCTTATTGAAGCAGTCCGAAAATGTTTTTTGGCAGCTTGTGAAGAGCCAATGCCTTCCTGGCTTAGTGGTCACACCAAAAATGGAGACAGACTTCAAGCAAGCCACGTGGGTCTAGTTCCACTGGCTGATGTAGGCAATCCGTACTCAAGTGGAATTGTCTACGGTGTAGGGTTAATGATTCCCAAAAGTATTGATGCAGTGGCTGCCTCACTCGCATTGGCTCCATTTCTTGAGAAGACGTCTTGGATTGATGCCAAGACAAGTATCGGAAAAGTGGAGTCTCTGCGAAAGACAGTGTTTGCAGATACATGGTGCCGAGCATCTAAGACCTGGGGAACTGTCACACCAATTCTTTTGCCTAGATGGCCAAAACAAGAAAGTGTGGATAGTCTTCTGCTCAAAGCAATCGAACAAGCAGAGCTGCCAGTCCCAGAATCAATCGAGATTCTGCAATCCTCTCCTCATCGAGGTGGTCTCGGAATGGAGTTGGTTTCTCCCCCAAATCGGTATCGGCTCCACGCAACTATTAAGTGGCAATCCTCCTTAGCTGGCCCCGTAGCAATTGGCTCCGGAAGATACAAAGGCCTTGGATTCTGCAAGGCAATATTGTGA